The window CACAAATGAGGATTTCTGGTTTAGGctcgtttaaaaaaatttttaaattttttaaataaaaaattaatgtgtAAAGATGGAACTGCCATCAAcatcagccgcagccgcaTAAGCAACACAAACTCTTACAGATATGTCCATGAACCATGCGAAACCTTCAAATAGGCAAGTAATATCCTCGCAAGTGACTACCTAAACAGGACATCAAAAATCagtttgataaaaaaatacatttatttctaTCCGCAAAACgaacttacttaaaattattgtgaaaaaaaaatttgtcaaatcACCAATGAGGATTTCTAGTTTAAcctcaattaaaaatatttaaattttttaaataaaaaattaatgtgtAAAGATGGAACTGCCATCAAcatcagccgcagccgcaTAAGCAACACAAACTCTTACAGATATGTCCATGAACCATGCGAAACCTTCTAATAGGACGAGCCCGAACATTGTTGATGAGAAATGAACCACAGGACTGGAAGGATTTAAGGACTTTACTAATCAGCGAATACAACAGCGAAAAACCTACACATCGAATGATTTCGGAATAACGTGAgacttaatattaaaacaagaaaggaagccaaCTTCGGCACTTcatttacccttgcagctattgaaaaattaaaaattcttgaaaacattaaaattatgattgacttgcgtgtatgttcaGCTACttgaagcttatttgatagttccaatttacccttgcagctattgaaaaattaaaaattcttgaaaacattaaaattatgattgacttgcgtgtatgttcaGCTACttgaagcttatttgatagttccaatagcagctatatgatatcgttttccgattttaataaaattaaaagcttaattctgaactgtcaaactattaattaatcataaagaatttctaaaacaaattacaaaatataaaagttaaatttaaaattgttttcttttatttttattgtttttatggaagttttaagttatattcatccgattttgatgaaacttaaaccgtaattctgaaatatttaaccattactatgtctcgaagactaaaaaaaaaaacacaaaagttataattttttcgtttacttttttgattgttcctatgggagctatatgctatattccgaattatttaaccattactatatctcgaaaaacaacaaaaaaattaaaaaaacaccgaatatataatttttttttatttatttttccgattgtttttttggtagctatatgctatagtcgtccgatccggctcgatccgactaaGATAccacctgcaataaaaagacaacttttgggaaagtttcattcagatagctttgaaactgagagactagtttgcgtagaaacggtcggacagacggacagacggaaggacagacggacggacagacggccagacggacggacagacggacggacggacagacggacggacagacggacggacactgcattgcaaacttctcactgaaattaaaataccctttgcaagggtataaaaagaggGGCCACTTAAATGTAGCCTAATGTAAGCAGTTTCGATATAGCCTAGgaaaacactaaaaaaaaagcgcGTTATTACGGCATTTGTAATagtttgtcattttttttttaaagtagcgTGTATAGTCTTTATAAGATTCTTAGATAAAGTCAGGTCTTATGTcatatgtcaaaaaaaattaggtcatgtttttgattttaattggatttgtCAAAACTATGTCCTATTTAAtgggttttgtttattaaatttaaattggttaaaGTATTTATACTCATAAATGGGTTAACAAAATGGACCTtctgttaaaaaatgtttataattttattaggtATGCTGTAGTTTTTAACTAGGGGCGTATGGAGGCAAAATCTGGTTGATTTGAATAACTTCTCCAGAAGGTTCTGGAACAAAGCtttagcaaataaataagagGGTATCTCCGGGTACACAGGCtgtctttaattaaattatcagAATTTTTGTAAACCAACTTTAggatgtttatttaatttttttgttataaacttctttataattatataaatgtaaaatatttgcatttgaaatatattattttaaaagatttttatatgGTACGGGCTATCCATATTTTCCCTATAGTATGTAACATCACTTACTTTAAGAACTTCCTCAACTGCCTTAGCTTTGTCCACTTCATTCTCATAGTAGTTCTGCATGTACTGCATCTCCTGCTGCATGTCATTTATGTATTGGGTCTGCTGGTTTATGCTGTCCTCAAGACTAGCAGAAAGTTGCTCAGCTTTGTTAGCTTTTTGTTCCAGTACATAAACCTTATCACCAAGTACCTCCAAATCTTGACATTTTTTACGCAAGGCATCGCGCTCTGTCAGAATTCTTtgtgcatttaaaatatcttgttCAAAGGAGAAATCATTCTTAAAAAAACCGGCATCACCGCTAGCGGAAGCTTCACCCCGACACATCTTGACGCACTTCTTTATAAGCATTTCCTCGGCTTGCCGAAGAAGCGATACTTCTTTATTCATATCGTTGATCTTGCTTTGAAGATAATGGATGTCAGTGCTTTTCTCACGATCGATTTGTAGGTTATCAAGCCTGCCTCGAACCGATTGTTTCTCGATAATCCGTTTCAGGTAGGAATTTTCCGCTTCAAGAATTTCCTGGGCTTTGACCATATCGTCGATGCATTTctgtatttcatttaaattcttttcgttttgtttgtgCTTGGAGATTGTCAAATCCTTGATCCTTATTTTAAGTGCCTTGACCATCTCTGAATTGTGACATTGAATCATAATCCTCTTTATATCTGCGCATTCCTCCTCAACCGTTATAGGCTTGTCATCTGAATTGGGTAATTTGTTACACGCTACCAGATCGGCTACGAATCGCGATTTCTTCTCCTCG is drawn from Drosophila gunungcola strain Sukarami unplaced genomic scaffold, Dgunungcola_SK_2 000239F, whole genome shotgun sequence and contains these coding sequences:
- the LOC128266036 gene encoding uncharacterized protein LOC128266036, which produces MAFSTQKEFFHVHFMNDINECPEKCLNLKTYPSTTNYRCWSGNEEKKSRFVADLVACNKLPNSDDKPITVEEECADIKRIMIQCHNSEMVKALKIRIKDLTISKHKQNEKNLNEIQKCIDDMVKAQEILEAENSYLKRIIEKQSVRGRLDNLQIDREKSTDIHYLQSKINDMNKEVSLLRQAEEMLIKKCVKMCRGEASASGDAGFFKNDFSFEQDILNAQRILTERDALRKKCQDLEVLGDKVYVLEQKANKAEQLSASLEDSINQQTQYINDMQQEMQYMQNYYENEVDKAKAVEEVLKMVKALKIRIKDLAISNHKQQNEKDLNEIQKCIDNMVKAQEILQAENSYLKRINGKQSIRGWLDSLQIDRENSTDIHYLQSKISDMNIEVSLLRQA